One part of the Calypte anna isolate BGI_N300 chromosome 14, bCalAnn1_v1.p, whole genome shotgun sequence genome encodes these proteins:
- the GDE1 gene encoding glycerophosphodiester phosphodiesterase 1 isoform X2, whose protein sequence is MHDETVERTTDGSGRLCELTFAEIRRLNPSAKHRLWNEFQGEKVPTLREAVVESMHHNLTIYFDVKGRANQAVDALKKIYLEFPHLYNSSIVCSFMPAVVYKMRQVDRNVVTALTHRPWQLSHFGDGSPRFNCTWKHYLYAAMDVILDWSLHSFLWRLCGVSAFLIQKNFISQQYVEHWSSKGIQVVAWTVNTFAEKNYYETVLQSSYITDSLVEDCEPHL, encoded by the exons ATGCATGATGAAACAGTAGAAAGGACAACTGATGGGTCTGGAAGATTGTGTGAACTGACTTTTGCTGAAATTAGGAGGCTTAATCCATCTGCAAAACATCGGCTATG GAATGAATTCCAGGGTGAAAAGGTGCCAACTCTGAGAGAAGCTGTTGTGGAGTCAATGCATCACAATCTTACCATCTACTTTGATGTCAAAGGCCGTGCAAATCAG GCAGTTGACGCcctgaaaaaaatctacctGGAATTCCCTCATTTGTATAACAGCAGCATAGTCTGTTCTTTCATGCCAGCTGTTGTTTATAAG ATGAGACAAGTGGACAGAAATGTTGTAACAGCCCTGACACACAGGCCTTGGCAACTGAGTCATTTTGGAGATGGGTCACCCCGTTTCAACTGCACCTGGAAACACTACTTATATGCTGCAATGGATGTCATTCTAGATTGGAGCCTGCACAGTTTCTTGTGGCGTTTGTGTGGGGTTTCAGCTTTCCTCATACAGAAAAACTTTATTTCTCA GCAGTACGTGGAACACTGGTCTTCAAAAGGAATTCAAGTGGTTGCCTGGACAGTGAAcacatttgctgaaaaaaactACTATGAAACTGTCCTTCAGTCCAGCTACATCACTGACAGCTTGGTGGAAGACTGCGAGCCTCATTTGTAA
- the GDE1 gene encoding glycerophosphodiester phosphodiesterase 1 isoform X1 codes for MLCYTESLLGSLTMLLGAVLALSRSPAIACLLTAGLYLALHIFSLEPAAPQTAQRILRPRGTVARIAHRGGAHDAPENTLAAIRKAAENGASGVELDLGFTADGVPILMHDETVERTTDGSGRLCELTFAEIRRLNPSAKHRLWNEFQGEKVPTLREAVVESMHHNLTIYFDVKGRANQAVDALKKIYLEFPHLYNSSIVCSFMPAVVYKMRQVDRNVVTALTHRPWQLSHFGDGSPRFNCTWKHYLYAAMDVILDWSLHSFLWRLCGVSAFLIQKNFISQQYVEHWSSKGIQVVAWTVNTFAEKNYYETVLQSSYITDSLVEDCEPHL; via the exons atgTTGTGTTACACGGAGTCCCTGCTGGGCTCCCTCACGATGCTGCTGGGGGCGGTGCTGGCGCTGAGCCGCAGCCCGGCGATAGCCTGCCTGCTGACGGCCGGCCTCTACCTGGCGCTGCACATCTTCAGCCTGGAGCCCGCCGCGCCTCAGACCGCACAGCGCATCCTGCGGCCCCGCGGCACCGTCGCACGCATCGCCCACCGCGGCGGCGCCCACGACGCGCCCGAGAACACGCTGGCGGCCATCAGAAAG gcagctGAGAATGGAGCATCGGGTGTTGAGCTGGACCTTGGATTTACTGCAGATGGTGTTCCCATTCTCATGCATGATGAAACAGTAGAAAGGACAACTGATGGGTCTGGAAGATTGTGTGAACTGACTTTTGCTGAAATTAGGAGGCTTAATCCATCTGCAAAACATCGGCTATG GAATGAATTCCAGGGTGAAAAGGTGCCAACTCTGAGAGAAGCTGTTGTGGAGTCAATGCATCACAATCTTACCATCTACTTTGATGTCAAAGGCCGTGCAAATCAG GCAGTTGACGCcctgaaaaaaatctacctGGAATTCCCTCATTTGTATAACAGCAGCATAGTCTGTTCTTTCATGCCAGCTGTTGTTTATAAG ATGAGACAAGTGGACAGAAATGTTGTAACAGCCCTGACACACAGGCCTTGGCAACTGAGTCATTTTGGAGATGGGTCACCCCGTTTCAACTGCACCTGGAAACACTACTTATATGCTGCAATGGATGTCATTCTAGATTGGAGCCTGCACAGTTTCTTGTGGCGTTTGTGTGGGGTTTCAGCTTTCCTCATACAGAAAAACTTTATTTCTCA GCAGTACGTGGAACACTGGTCTTCAAAAGGAATTCAAGTGGTTGCCTGGACAGTGAAcacatttgctgaaaaaaactACTATGAAACTGTCCTTCAGTCCAGCTACATCACTGACAGCTTGGTGGAAGACTGCGAGCCTCATTTGTAA
- the CCP110 gene encoding centriolar coiled-coil protein of 110 kDa isoform X4, protein MRSESLIKMKMEDYEIFCKKHLSRIQEEALKRETSFALQHKNTSLIQFHGVPVLSPLLSLEKKKEMQQYKQKALDLETRRQNSRKRALLNRVQEILENVQIRKGPNASDVNTQEAENSCPDSDARTSADFTAPSDVNLTCCPQKHGPTELEKTPEFRPADTTVQGTSNVTVVKAAEENGFSKQSESHLSKEVPCPRAVSPDNMHNNPVPQALQKQEGPGVSLSDEEVQDPYVTSLQNLMKKSRELLEKEQTKRSSKSNSKRSMSESHSDKENDGVKTTDSVKERAKLTGRSCTAVALDKPSLNKSNTLLQGASTHASNPSVSTSSSFSKVDIPMRVGTPPLVDSDSDEEFKKTSLFDRDSSIVRSLTGSYAKLPSPEPSMSPKMHRRRPRPLSMGHIVINNPVNAYELSPKGKGRAMDLIMQDIADKNNVSESVPKFMLDFAMVCPSRVHGVNRNFSVPCDGSGVGKPNRHSFGHLESKATLSATVEGQVVMDSRGTYKVENSTNIVAPRLNEPLAISQSTVTQKIVAVNETKPSSLLENTKCNSPVELNKSYDVENPSPLLMQSKNMRLQVDTPSVSPANEQFPENNLEKVKRRLDLDTDSCQKENGPCVLTLGMEEQEKQWLQEQKYPVGSVYITKNITPDSMAKEEVFKTKMLAFEEMRRRLEEQHAQQLSILIAEQEREQEKLQKELEEQERKLKGKKVTTTEIEISKVNINSRMELEWRKKSESGLLESVQSQLETIHNANSTSIGFAHSTTPNTFASTSETSFYLWGPTGSGVIKTSVSRPSNRIKTRWSQVFSPEIQVKFDKITAVAKGFLTRRLLQTEKLKHLKQTVKDTMEFIKNFQSEAPLKRGSVSAQDASLHERVMAQLRAALYDIHDIFFTMEASERMNILRHDREVRKEKMLRQMDKVKSPREKVTLSTATQKSLDRKKYMKASEMGMPSKKIIIKQKTPESRILQPNQGQNAPVHRLLCRQGSICRKNPKKEAKCCDNLRRQHSLG, encoded by the exons ATGCGCAGTGAGAG TTTGATTAAGATGAAGATGGAGGACTATGAAATATTCTGTAAGAAGCATCTTTCCAGAATCCAAGAGGAGGCACTAAAAAGAGAAACCTCTTTTGCTCTTCAGCACAAAAATACCTCTCTCATTCAATTCCATGGAGTTCCTGTACTTTCCCCTCTG CTTagtcttgaaaagaaaaaggaaatgcaacAGTACAAGCAGAAAGCACTGGACCTAGAGACAAGGAGGCAGAACTCTCGGAAAAGAGCTTTATTGAATCGTGTCCAGGAGATTCTAGAAAACGTTCAG ATCAGGAAAGGACCTAATGCGAGTGATGTGAATACACAGGAGGCTGAGAATAGTTGCCCTGATTCAGATGCAAGAACTTCAGCTGACTTCACAGCTCCATCAGATGTAAATTTGACATGTTGTCCACAAAAGCATGGTCCCACAGAGCTTGAAAAGACACCAGAATTTAGACCAGCAGATACTACTGTGCAGGGGACATCAAACGTGACAGTAgttaaagcagcagaagaaaatggttTTTCAAAGCAAAGTGAGAGTCACCTTTCAAAAGAGGTACCTTGTCCAAGGGCTGTGTCTCCTGACAACATGCATAATAATCCTGTGCCACAGGCTTTGCAAAAGCAAGAGGGGCCAGGAGTGTCACTGTCAGATGAGGAAGTACAAGATCCATACGTCACGAGTCTTCAGAACCTGATGAAGAAATCCAGGGAGTTGCTGGAGAAAGAGCAAACCAAACGGAGCTCAAAAAGTAATTCAAAAAGGAGTATGAGTGAAAGTCATTCAGATAAGGAAAATGATGGTGTTAAGACAACTGATTCAGtgaaagaaagagcaaagctTACAGGCAGGAGTTGCACTGCTGTGGCACTTGATAAACCCAGTCTTAATAAGTCAAATACCCTTCTCCAAGGTGCCTCTACTCATGCAAGTAACCCAAGTGTTTCGACTTCATCCAGTTTTTCTAAAGTGGACATACCTATGAGAGTTGGAACACCCCCACTGGTGGATTCAGATTCAGATGAAGAATTTAAGAAGACTTCTCTGTTTGATCGTGACAGTAGCATTGTCAGGAGCCTCACAGGTTCTTATGCCAAACTGCCAAGCCCAGAACCAAGCATGAGCCCTAAAATGCACCGAAGGCGCCCGAGGCCCTTATCAATGGGTCACATTGTTATCAATAACCCTGTGAATGCTTATGAGTTAAGTCCTAAAGGCAAGGGTAGAGCGATGGATTTAATCATGCAAGATATTGCTGACAAAAATAATGTGTCTGAATCAGTGCCAAAGTTCATGCTGGACTTTGCTATGGTTTGCCCTAGCAGAGTTCATGGTGTCAACAGGAATTTTTCAGTCCCTTGTGATGGGTCAGGGGTTGGCAAACCCAATCGCCATTCCTTTGGGCACTTGGAAAGCAAGGCAACGTTGTCAGCTACAGTGGAAGGACAGGTGGTGATGGACAGCAGGGGGACATACAAAGTAGAGAACAGTACTAACATTGTAGCTCCAAGACTGAACGAGCCACTTGCCATCAGTCAGTCTACAGTCACACAGAAGATCGTAGCTGTGAATGAAACCAAACCATCCAGTTTGCTAGAAAATACTAAATGTAATTCTCCAGTAGAACTCAATAAGTCTTATGATGTAGAAAACCCATCCCCACTACTAATGCAGAGCAAGAATATGCGACTGCAGGTAGACACTCCAAGTGTCTCCCCAGCAAATGAGCAgtttccagaaaataatttggaaaaggTAAAGCGTAGACTTGATTTGGACACTGACAGCtgccaaaaagaaaatggtCCCTGTGTCCTGACACTTGGAATGGAAGAACAAGAGAAGCAGTGGTTGCAAGAGCAGAAATATCCCGTGGGATCAGTTTACATTACCAAGAATATCACCCCTGATAGTATGGCAAAAG aagaagtttttaaaactaAGATGTTGGCCTTTGAAGAAATGAGGAGGAGACTTGAAGAGCAGCATGCACAACAGCTGTCGATTCTGATAGCTGAGCAAGAGAGAGAACAGGAGAAATTGCAGAAG GAACtggaagagcaggagagaaagTTGAAGGGAAAGAAGGTCACTacaacagaaatagaaatttcCAAAGTGAATATCAACAGTAGGATGGAGTTggaatggaggaaaaaaagtgaaagtgGCTTGCTGGAAAGTGTGCAGTCCCAGCTGGAGACAATCCATAATGCAAACTCTACCAGCATTG GTTTTGCTCATAGTACAACACCTAACACCTTTGCTTCAACAAGTGAAACTTCATTCTATCTTTGGGGACCAACGGGTAGTGGAGTTATAAAAACCTCAGTATCTAGGCCAAGTAACAGGATCAAAACCAGGTGGAGtcag gTTTTCAGTCCAGAGATACAAGTGAAGTTTGATAAGATCACTGCTGTGGCAAAGGGATTTCTCACTCGTAGACTCCTGCagactgaaaaactgaaacatcTCAAGCAGACTGTAAAA gATACAATGGAGTTCATAAAAAATTTTCAGTCTGAAGCCCCATTAAAGAGGGGAAGTGTTTCAGCACAAGATGCATCCCTTCATGAAAGAGTAATGGCCCAG CTACGAGCTGCTCTGTATGACATCCATGACATCTTTTTTACAATGGAGGCATCAGAAAGAATGAATATTCTGCGTCATGATCGTGAAGTTCGTAAAGAGAAGATGCTCAGACAAATG
- the CCP110 gene encoding centriolar coiled-coil protein of 110 kDa isoform X5 — protein sequence MKMEDYEIFCKKHLSRIQEEALKRETSFALQHKNTSLIQFHGVPVLSPLLSLEKKKEMQQYKQKALDLETRRQNSRKRALLNRVQEILENVQIRKGPNASDVNTQEAENSCPDSDARTSADFTAPSDVNLTCCPQKHGPTELEKTPEFRPADTTVQGTSNVTVVKAAEENGFSKQSESHLSKEVPCPRAVSPDNMHNNPVPQALQKQEGPGVSLSDEEVQDPYVTSLQNLMKKSRELLEKEQTKRSSKSNSKRSMSESHSDKENDGVKTTDSVKERAKLTGRSCTAVALDKPSLNKSNTLLQGASTHASNPSVSTSSSFSKVDIPMRVGTPPLVDSDSDEEFKKTSLFDRDSSIVRSLTGSYAKLPSPEPSMSPKMHRRRPRPLSMGHIVINNPVNAYELSPKGKGRAMDLIMQDIADKNNVSESVPKFMLDFAMVCPSRVHGVNRNFSVPCDGSGVGKPNRHSFGHLESKATLSATVEGQVVMDSRGTYKVENSTNIVAPRLNEPLAISQSTVTQKIVAVNETKPSSLLENTKCNSPVELNKSYDVENPSPLLMQSKNMRLQVDTPSVSPANEQFPENNLEKVKRRLDLDTDSCQKENGPCVLTLGMEEQEKQWLQEQKYPVGSVYITKNITPDSMAKEEVFKTKMLAFEEMRRRLEEQHAQQLSILIAEQEREQEKLQKELEEQERKLKGKKVTTTEIEISKVNINSRMELEWRKKSESGLLESVQSQLETIHNANSTSIGFAHSTTPNTFASTSETSFYLWGPTGSGVIKTSVSRPSNRIKTRWSQVFSPEIQVKFDKITAVAKGFLTRRLLQTEKLKHLKQTVKDTMEFIKNFQSEAPLKRGSVSAQDASLHERVMAQLRAALYDIHDIFFTMEASERMNILRHDREVRKEKMLRQMDKVKSPREKVTLSTATQKSLDRKKYMKASEMGMPSKKIIIKQKTPESRILQPNQGQNAPVHRLLCRQGSICRKNPKKEAKCCDNLRRQHSLG from the exons ATGAAGATGGAGGACTATGAAATATTCTGTAAGAAGCATCTTTCCAGAATCCAAGAGGAGGCACTAAAAAGAGAAACCTCTTTTGCTCTTCAGCACAAAAATACCTCTCTCATTCAATTCCATGGAGTTCCTGTACTTTCCCCTCTG CTTagtcttgaaaagaaaaaggaaatgcaacAGTACAAGCAGAAAGCACTGGACCTAGAGACAAGGAGGCAGAACTCTCGGAAAAGAGCTTTATTGAATCGTGTCCAGGAGATTCTAGAAAACGTTCAG ATCAGGAAAGGACCTAATGCGAGTGATGTGAATACACAGGAGGCTGAGAATAGTTGCCCTGATTCAGATGCAAGAACTTCAGCTGACTTCACAGCTCCATCAGATGTAAATTTGACATGTTGTCCACAAAAGCATGGTCCCACAGAGCTTGAAAAGACACCAGAATTTAGACCAGCAGATACTACTGTGCAGGGGACATCAAACGTGACAGTAgttaaagcagcagaagaaaatggttTTTCAAAGCAAAGTGAGAGTCACCTTTCAAAAGAGGTACCTTGTCCAAGGGCTGTGTCTCCTGACAACATGCATAATAATCCTGTGCCACAGGCTTTGCAAAAGCAAGAGGGGCCAGGAGTGTCACTGTCAGATGAGGAAGTACAAGATCCATACGTCACGAGTCTTCAGAACCTGATGAAGAAATCCAGGGAGTTGCTGGAGAAAGAGCAAACCAAACGGAGCTCAAAAAGTAATTCAAAAAGGAGTATGAGTGAAAGTCATTCAGATAAGGAAAATGATGGTGTTAAGACAACTGATTCAGtgaaagaaagagcaaagctTACAGGCAGGAGTTGCACTGCTGTGGCACTTGATAAACCCAGTCTTAATAAGTCAAATACCCTTCTCCAAGGTGCCTCTACTCATGCAAGTAACCCAAGTGTTTCGACTTCATCCAGTTTTTCTAAAGTGGACATACCTATGAGAGTTGGAACACCCCCACTGGTGGATTCAGATTCAGATGAAGAATTTAAGAAGACTTCTCTGTTTGATCGTGACAGTAGCATTGTCAGGAGCCTCACAGGTTCTTATGCCAAACTGCCAAGCCCAGAACCAAGCATGAGCCCTAAAATGCACCGAAGGCGCCCGAGGCCCTTATCAATGGGTCACATTGTTATCAATAACCCTGTGAATGCTTATGAGTTAAGTCCTAAAGGCAAGGGTAGAGCGATGGATTTAATCATGCAAGATATTGCTGACAAAAATAATGTGTCTGAATCAGTGCCAAAGTTCATGCTGGACTTTGCTATGGTTTGCCCTAGCAGAGTTCATGGTGTCAACAGGAATTTTTCAGTCCCTTGTGATGGGTCAGGGGTTGGCAAACCCAATCGCCATTCCTTTGGGCACTTGGAAAGCAAGGCAACGTTGTCAGCTACAGTGGAAGGACAGGTGGTGATGGACAGCAGGGGGACATACAAAGTAGAGAACAGTACTAACATTGTAGCTCCAAGACTGAACGAGCCACTTGCCATCAGTCAGTCTACAGTCACACAGAAGATCGTAGCTGTGAATGAAACCAAACCATCCAGTTTGCTAGAAAATACTAAATGTAATTCTCCAGTAGAACTCAATAAGTCTTATGATGTAGAAAACCCATCCCCACTACTAATGCAGAGCAAGAATATGCGACTGCAGGTAGACACTCCAAGTGTCTCCCCAGCAAATGAGCAgtttccagaaaataatttggaaaaggTAAAGCGTAGACTTGATTTGGACACTGACAGCtgccaaaaagaaaatggtCCCTGTGTCCTGACACTTGGAATGGAAGAACAAGAGAAGCAGTGGTTGCAAGAGCAGAAATATCCCGTGGGATCAGTTTACATTACCAAGAATATCACCCCTGATAGTATGGCAAAAG aagaagtttttaaaactaAGATGTTGGCCTTTGAAGAAATGAGGAGGAGACTTGAAGAGCAGCATGCACAACAGCTGTCGATTCTGATAGCTGAGCAAGAGAGAGAACAGGAGAAATTGCAGAAG GAACtggaagagcaggagagaaagTTGAAGGGAAAGAAGGTCACTacaacagaaatagaaatttcCAAAGTGAATATCAACAGTAGGATGGAGTTggaatggaggaaaaaaagtgaaagtgGCTTGCTGGAAAGTGTGCAGTCCCAGCTGGAGACAATCCATAATGCAAACTCTACCAGCATTG GTTTTGCTCATAGTACAACACCTAACACCTTTGCTTCAACAAGTGAAACTTCATTCTATCTTTGGGGACCAACGGGTAGTGGAGTTATAAAAACCTCAGTATCTAGGCCAAGTAACAGGATCAAAACCAGGTGGAGtcag gTTTTCAGTCCAGAGATACAAGTGAAGTTTGATAAGATCACTGCTGTGGCAAAGGGATTTCTCACTCGTAGACTCCTGCagactgaaaaactgaaacatcTCAAGCAGACTGTAAAA gATACAATGGAGTTCATAAAAAATTTTCAGTCTGAAGCCCCATTAAAGAGGGGAAGTGTTTCAGCACAAGATGCATCCCTTCATGAAAGAGTAATGGCCCAG CTACGAGCTGCTCTGTATGACATCCATGACATCTTTTTTACAATGGAGGCATCAGAAAGAATGAATATTCTGCGTCATGATCGTGAAGTTCGTAAAGAGAAGATGCTCAGACAAATG